One window from the genome of Apus apus isolate bApuApu2 chromosome 12, bApuApu2.pri.cur, whole genome shotgun sequence encodes:
- the DNAAF6 gene encoding dynein axonemal assembly factor 6, producing the protein MDSVSSGSSLQLLAKLLHDAPQEDDGDDDEHGPHCSVSTLTPGNIGPLKRETSDTSQVKSENRKTIWNTEEVPEGSEFDDTWDAREQPEYQILFKQCVGTEDVFFGMSRKDHSTACCEDMVIKIKLPETKYSDITLDIQEKVLDLRTPKKKLLLHLPYPVDSKNGKARFLSEEETLEVTLRISRQFDFINFA; encoded by the exons ATGGACAGTGTTTCCTCAggctcctctctgcagctccttgccAAACTGCTTCATGATGCTCCACAAGAagatgatggtgatgatgatgaacATGGG CCACACTGTTCTGTCAGCACCTTGACTCCTGGTAATATTGGACCACTAAAGAGGGAGACCTCTG ACACTTCTCAAGTGAaatctgaaaacaggaaaactatTTGGAATACAGAGGAGGTGCCAGAAGGATCTGAATTTGATGATACCTGGGACGCCAGGGAACAGCCAGA GTATCAGATCTTATTCAAACAGTGTGTAGGAACAGAGGATGTCTTCTTTGGGATGAGCAGGAAAGACCACTCCACAGCCTGCTGTGAAGACATGGTG ATTAAGATCAAGCTGCCAGAGACTAAGTACTCAGACATTACATTAGATATCCAGGAGAAGGTTCTTGACCTCCGAACTCCCAAAAA gaagctgctgctgcacctccCCTACCCTGTAGACAGCAAGAATGGTAAAGCTCGTTTTCTCTCTGAAGAGGAGACCTTGGAAGTCACCTTGAGGATATCAAGGCAGTTTGATTTCATAAATTTTGCCTGA